A region from the bacterium genome encodes:
- a CDS encoding sigma-54 dependent transcriptional regulator, with translation MPSILIVDDEEDIRWSLKQILRDQENHFLEAESGRAALQILQKTTPDIVILDLRMPELDGLDTLEKLLLIEPFLPVVILTGVDSVKSAVQAMKVGAVDYLVKPVNHEELRIVVSRALEHVRLKREVLNSRSLSDSTHYVFGRSEIMQRLNETIHSIAGRDVRVLIQGESGTGKQMVAEQLYLLSPRSDKPFVTIDCGVLPETLMESEFFGYEKGAFTGASTRKIGKLEVAKGGTLFLDEIGNMNIALQSKLLRVLETGQFERLGANSSLLADFRLIIATNSNLQEMIRRGAFRSDLYYRINVFTIEIPPLRDHPQDIPELVEFFRNTFNQKHDKKVVDVSHECMEMLIRYQWPGNIRQLRNVLERAILLATDRILPIHMPLEVQRHDQQVSSVDRIANVEVDLQTLEERALREALELHQWNKTRAAAELGISLRTLYYWLKRYNIARK, from the coding sequence ATGCCTTCTATCTTGATCGTAGATGATGAAGAGGACATCCGCTGGAGCCTCAAGCAGATACTAAGGGATCAGGAGAATCATTTTCTGGAGGCAGAATCGGGACGAGCTGCGCTGCAAATTCTGCAAAAGACCACTCCCGATATTGTGATTCTTGATTTACGGATGCCGGAGCTGGATGGTTTAGACACTCTGGAAAAACTTTTGCTAATTGAACCGTTCCTTCCTGTGGTAATTCTAACGGGAGTGGATTCCGTCAAAAGCGCAGTGCAAGCCATGAAGGTTGGCGCAGTGGATTATCTTGTTAAGCCCGTGAACCATGAAGAATTGAGGATTGTTGTCAGCCGTGCGCTGGAGCATGTTCGTTTAAAGCGCGAAGTCCTCAACAGCCGGAGCCTGTCGGACAGCACTCACTATGTATTTGGCAGAAGTGAGATCATGCAAAGACTGAATGAAACGATCCACAGTATTGCCGGCCGCGATGTGCGCGTGCTGATTCAGGGGGAAAGCGGCACCGGAAAACAGATGGTGGCCGAGCAACTGTACTTGCTGAGTCCTCGAAGCGACAAACCTTTCGTTACCATTGATTGTGGTGTTCTGCCGGAAACGCTCATGGAAAGCGAGTTTTTCGGTTACGAAAAAGGAGCTTTTACCGGAGCGTCCACGCGCAAGATCGGTAAACTGGAAGTGGCGAAAGGTGGCACCCTCTTTCTGGATGAGATCGGAAATATGAATATTGCTCTTCAATCGAAATTGCTGCGCGTTCTGGAAACGGGCCAGTTCGAAAGGCTCGGCGCGAATTCCTCTCTCCTGGCCGATTTTCGTTTGATCATTGCGACCAATTCCAATCTACAGGAAATGATCCGGAGGGGAGCCTTCCGCAGCGATCTGTATTACCGCATTAATGTTTTTACGATCGAGATTCCACCGCTGCGAGATCACCCTCAGGACATTCCGGAGCTTGTGGAATTTTTTAGAAACACGTTTAACCAGAAACATGACAAGAAAGTTGTGGACGTCTCACACGAATGCATGGAGATGCTGATCCGTTATCAGTGGCCGGGAAATATCCGGCAGCTCAGAAACGTTTTAGAACGCGCCATATTGCTTGCAACGGACCGTATTCTTCCGATTCACATGCCTCTGGAGGTGCAGAGGCATGACCAGCAAGTGTCATCCGTTGATAGGATAGCCAATGTGGAAGTGGATCTCCAGACATTGGAAGAACGCGCGCTTCGCGAGGCCCTGGAACTTCATCAATGGAACAAAACGCGGGCTGCAGCGGAGCTGGGAATCAGTCTGCGCACGCTTTATTACTGGCTCAAACGCTATAACATCGCCCGAAAGTAG
- a CDS encoding ATP-binding protein, whose translation MTELPERGKILIIESSSSLRNALTEFLTEHYLVQGTDSIASGREEVGRFQPDLILLAKELVDESGIETLSSLKSVSHSGSAIVLLSGHTTIDEAVAAIKGGAADLVSKPIEPVRLQQIIEQNLKQIQRRKTLLDLPQFPDSTAKEQGSWSFSGNLENVFMPDLLQFPSFSQLTGTLEVQSGLVNTSIFFLNGEILSAGSSDPRMYLGQFLLRNGILDENRLLELIVKQEQERVFLGKLIIQEGISDEATISEILIKKITETVTNLFLQKTGVYNFYQNLVPPYIFHMVNVPLIGLIMEGEVKAEMWHKIRKVVPHLRMIVQAVASWDQLYIGDSAASAETVRWMLTGSHTVEDILYETHTSEWELLSYLYPFYEKGLIRFDPAPDASEHSLEKAVLEQSLERVRRMLVSGDYEKAVRLLYRLVKEPDCDLHLTLPLLEDAEQRYKSWFYSHVLRAQDIPLLRSRPKWKAAHQAMEVFLLNRINGIRNVKALVNLAPAREVEVLAALQHLLESGFIEILNAAGSSGEIPNQRELVISTPVSPRIVERILSELPVGVITLDSQGQIRFANKYFLKIANLNQKDLLNQDISLIFPDLKLDAIRDSYEREFVWEGPGSSSAIKRYWLYSTHTFSHGSNDMTILVRDVTESHRRDLENFRKDRLTSLGEFVAGMIHQLKNPVMLLETGVKLLSMDDLDRKDLRDIGQRMEKNVERIRNLISDTLNYVSMDESAFTWLNLNELIEKTLPMFRESPQNEEVKFHFQPLPEPPLIRGNVVQIREVLINLINNALQAMKFKGQLQITTDLQEELEGGISRKYLLMVVSDTGGGMSSIVMEKIFTPFFTTKAAGKGLGLSFAKRILEEQGGFMRCWSKEGIGTHFYVYFKIGEKDAFYLDRR comes from the coding sequence ATGACTGAACTACCGGAACGGGGCAAAATCCTCATCATTGAGAGCAGTAGTTCGTTGCGCAATGCCCTTACCGAATTCCTGACAGAACACTATCTTGTTCAAGGAACCGATTCCATTGCGAGCGGTCGTGAAGAAGTCGGACGATTCCAGCCTGACTTAATTCTCCTGGCAAAGGAATTGGTGGACGAGTCGGGAATCGAAACTCTTTCTTCGTTGAAATCTGTCTCCCACTCTGGTTCCGCGATCGTGTTACTTTCCGGACATACCACTATTGATGAAGCTGTCGCAGCTATTAAGGGCGGAGCGGCCGATCTCGTATCCAAACCGATCGAGCCGGTCCGGTTGCAACAGATCATCGAACAGAACTTGAAGCAAATTCAGCGCAGGAAAACTTTGCTGGATCTCCCTCAATTTCCCGATTCGACTGCCAAGGAACAGGGCTCCTGGTCCTTTTCCGGGAATCTGGAAAATGTATTCATGCCGGATCTCCTGCAGTTCCCGAGCTTTTCGCAGCTCACAGGAACGCTGGAAGTTCAGTCGGGATTGGTGAATACAAGCATATTTTTCTTGAATGGCGAGATCTTGTCCGCAGGTTCCTCCGATCCGCGAATGTACCTGGGCCAGTTTTTGTTGCGAAATGGAATTCTGGATGAAAACAGGCTTCTAGAGTTAATCGTAAAACAGGAACAGGAACGGGTTTTTCTGGGCAAACTCATTATTCAAGAAGGCATTTCGGATGAAGCCACCATCAGCGAAATTCTGATCAAGAAAATCACCGAAACAGTAACGAACCTGTTTCTGCAAAAAACCGGAGTCTATAATTTCTATCAGAATCTGGTTCCTCCATACATCTTTCACATGGTCAATGTTCCACTCATTGGTTTGATCATGGAGGGAGAAGTAAAAGCGGAAATGTGGCACAAGATCCGCAAAGTCGTTCCGCATTTACGGATGATTGTGCAAGCGGTCGCTTCCTGGGATCAGCTCTACATCGGAGATTCGGCGGCTTCCGCAGAGACCGTTCGCTGGATGCTCACCGGAAGTCATACTGTGGAAGACATCTTATATGAAACCCATACAAGTGAATGGGAGCTCCTTTCCTACCTCTATCCGTTTTATGAGAAAGGGTTGATCCGTTTCGATCCGGCGCCTGACGCTTCTGAACATTCGCTGGAAAAAGCTGTACTCGAACAATCGCTAGAAAGAGTGCGGAGGATGCTGGTCTCCGGCGACTATGAAAAAGCCGTTCGTTTGTTATACCGATTGGTGAAGGAACCGGATTGTGATCTTCATTTGACCCTTCCTTTGCTCGAAGATGCTGAACAGCGATACAAGTCCTGGTTCTATTCGCATGTTCTGAGGGCTCAAGACATCCCGTTGCTAAGATCACGGCCGAAATGGAAAGCTGCCCATCAAGCGATGGAAGTGTTTCTGTTGAATCGCATTAATGGGATCCGCAACGTGAAGGCACTCGTCAATCTTGCTCCCGCCCGTGAAGTGGAAGTTCTAGCAGCATTACAGCACCTGCTGGAATCTGGTTTTATTGAAATTTTAAATGCAGCCGGATCCTCAGGTGAAATCCCAAATCAGCGTGAATTGGTGATCTCAACTCCTGTTTCTCCGCGAATCGTAGAACGAATCCTGAGTGAGCTCCCTGTTGGCGTGATTACTCTGGATTCACAGGGACAAATTCGTTTTGCAAATAAGTATTTCCTGAAGATTGCAAACCTGAATCAAAAGGATTTATTGAATCAGGATATCTCATTGATTTTTCCGGATCTGAAACTGGATGCGATTCGCGATTCGTATGAAAGGGAATTTGTCTGGGAAGGTCCTGGCAGTTCTTCAGCGATCAAAAGGTACTGGCTTTACAGCACGCATACGTTTTCCCATGGATCGAACGACATGACGATTCTTGTACGCGACGTTACGGAGAGCCATCGCCGCGATCTTGAGAATTTCCGGAAGGACCGGCTGACTTCACTCGGTGAATTCGTTGCCGGCATGATCCACCAGCTAAAAAACCCCGTGATGCTGCTCGAAACGGGAGTAAAACTCCTGTCGATGGATGATCTGGATCGCAAAGATTTGCGGGACATCGGACAGCGAATGGAAAAGAACGTAGAACGGATTCGCAATTTGATTTCGGATACGTTGAACTATGTTTCGATGGATGAATCCGCCTTTACGTGGCTCAACTTGAATGAACTGATTGAAAAAACCTTGCCCATGTTCCGCGAATCTCCACAAAATGAAGAGGTAAAATTCCACTTCCAACCCCTACCGGAACCGCCTCTAATCCGCGGAAATGTTGTGCAGATCCGGGAGGTGCTGATCAACTTGATCAACAATGCTCTTCAGGCCATGAAATTCAAAGGACAATTGCAAATAACAACGGATTTACAGGAAGAATTGGAAGGGGGAATCTCACGAAAATATCTTTTAATGGTTGTATCCGACACGGGCGGAGGAATGTCGTCCATCGTTATGGAAAAAATTTTTACTCCTTTTTTCACGACGAAAGCCGCTGGAAAAGGACTCGGTCTCTCTTTTGCAAAACGCATTCTGGAAGAGCAGGGTGGTTTTATGCGGTGCTGGAGCAAAGAGGGGATCGGCACGCACTTTTACGTGTACTTCAAGATTGGGGAAAAGGATGCCTTCTATCTTGATCGTAGATGA
- a CDS encoding prepilin-type N-terminal cleavage/methylation domain-containing protein, whose protein sequence is MGTGSIKIKESKLRRRDARATAGFTLIELLVAVLILAVGALALAQLFASSVWVNARTKDDTEIYTVAEQVLEDLYDSRYANLPVGGDLNTAQSGYSIASAQLESSVIVSDPTQFHPNAVVYSVFWKITDAGSIAGVPLKEIAVRVVSKRLQMGAKGRETIVRTQIASLF, encoded by the coding sequence ATGGGTACAGGTTCAATAAAAATAAAAGAATCCAAGCTCCGCAGGCGGGACGCTCGCGCTACAGCTGGATTTACGCTCATTGAGCTTCTGGTCGCAGTTCTAATTCTTGCGGTCGGCGCGCTTGCGCTGGCGCAGCTATTTGCATCAAGCGTCTGGGTGAATGCGCGGACAAAGGATGACACGGAAATTTACACGGTAGCAGAACAGGTACTTGAGGACCTTTACGATTCGCGCTACGCAAACTTGCCGGTTGGAGGAGACTTAAACACAGCACAGTCCGGGTATTCCATTGCAAGTGCTCAACTGGAAAGTTCGGTGATCGTTTCCGATCCAACTCAATTTCATCCGAATGCCGTTGTCTATAGCGTTTTCTGGAAAATTACAGACGCCGGATCGATCGCAGGAGTTCCACTAAAAGAAATCGCTGTTCGCGTCGTCAGCAAACGTTTGCAAATGGGCGCTAAGGGACGGGAAACCATCGTTCGCACGCAAATTGCGAGCTTGTTTTAA